The Clostridioides sp. ES-S-0010-02 genome window below encodes:
- a CDS encoding exodeoxyribonuclease VII large subunit yields the protein MKLRALDISEANSYIKRILINDPILSNLKVKGEISNFKIHSSGNVYLSLKDETSKLNCVIFKSNFNRNLKLDNGVKVVASGYISVYERDGAYQLYINEIEIEGIGNLHIEFNKLKEKLNKEGLFDSKYKIPIPRMPNSIGVITSPTGAVIRDIINVIKRRYPKVNIKLYPVTVQGDRSAEEICEAIRFFNHMKNVDTIIVGRGGGSIEELWSFNDEMVAREVFNSQIPIISAVGHETDFTICDFVSDMRAPTPSAAAEIATPSLDDIKYKLGNIKSRLNKSLINQVELDQYKLESVFNKINNYLDSYIIKDKVIQLDKIYDKIIFGIENNLKLEDEKLIKVGALLHNLSPLATMDRGYSIVQKNGKVINSIKRLKTEDNIDIVLKDGNLECIIDKIENKEV from the coding sequence ATGAAACTAAGAGCTTTAGATATAAGTGAAGCAAATTCATATATTAAAAGAATTTTAATAAATGACCCAATACTTTCTAATCTTAAAGTTAAGGGAGAAATTTCTAATTTTAAAATACATAGCAGTGGAAATGTTTATTTATCGTTAAAGGATGAAACTTCAAAGCTAAACTGTGTAATTTTTAAAAGTAATTTTAATCGTAATCTAAAATTAGACAATGGAGTAAAGGTTGTAGCTAGTGGATATATATCAGTTTATGAAAGAGATGGTGCATATCAATTATATATTAATGAAATTGAAATAGAGGGAATTGGGAATTTACACATAGAATTTAACAAATTAAAAGAAAAACTTAATAAAGAAGGTTTGTTTGATTCCAAATACAAAATACCTATCCCTAGAATGCCAAATTCAATTGGAGTTATAACATCTCCAACAGGAGCTGTTATAAGAGATATAATAAATGTAATAAAAAGAAGATATCCAAAGGTCAATATAAAGCTTTATCCAGTAACTGTTCAAGGAGATAGGTCAGCAGAAGAAATATGTGAAGCAATTAGATTTTTTAATCATATGAAGAATGTGGATACAATTATAGTTGGTAGAGGTGGGGGTTCAATAGAAGAACTTTGGTCTTTTAATGATGAAATGGTAGCAAGAGAAGTTTTTAACTCTCAAATTCCAATAATATCAGCAGTTGGTCATGAAACTGATTTTACTATTTGTGATTTTGTGTCTGATATGAGAGCACCAACACCATCAGCAGCAGCTGAGATTGCAACTCCATCATTAGATGACATAAAATATAAACTTGGGAATATAAAAAGCAGACTTAACAAGTCTCTTATAAATCAAGTTGAATTAGACCAATACAAGTTAGAATCAGTGTTTAATAAAATAAATAACTATTTAGATTCTTACATAATAAAAGATAAAGTTATACAATTGGATAAAATATATGATAAAATAATTTTTGGAATAGAAAATAATTTAAAATTAGAAGATGAAAAATTAATAAAGGTTGGAGCATTACTTCATAACCTAAGTCCATTAGCCACTATGGACAGAGGTTATAGTATAGTTCAAAAAAACGGAAAAGTAATAAATAGTATAAAAAGATTGAAAACTGAAGATAACATAGATATAGTATTAAAAGATGGAAATTTAGAATGTATAATAGATAAAATTGAAAATAAAGAGGTATAA
- a CDS encoding O-sialoglycoprotein endopeptidase: MKLNNNIIIGIDTSCYTTSIAAISLDKKVIFNEKIMLEVKENSKGLRQSEAVFQHINNLGLLSDRIKSFGDKFVIEGVCSSIKPRPVENSYMPVFNVGYNFGKLLSSIHGCKFYETTHQENHIEASLLNSKLKNNNKFISVHMSGGTTEILLITKHDNNYDANNKDLDVITKISNKKNLDAIAKINTKKDDKSKLYNNFGYNIDIIGGSKDISFGQLIDRIGVKLGYKFPSGKYLDENALNCNLKIESGLKTSVREGYMNLSGLENQVNKIIDDNRDNISKNKKEYISKLVLDSVVRNMFKSLIYLCEAYNVEEVVFAGGVSASKYILKELSLKLSKNCIKAHFTEPQYSTDNAVGCAIIGLNNFLGEKI, translated from the coding sequence ATGAAATTGAACAATAATATAATAATTGGAATTGATACTAGCTGCTATACTACTTCTATAGCAGCTATCTCTTTAGATAAAAAAGTTATTTTTAATGAAAAAATAATGCTAGAAGTAAAGGAAAATTCAAAAGGATTGAGACAAAGTGAAGCTGTGTTTCAACACATAAATAATTTAGGATTACTTAGTGATAGGATAAAATCATTTGGGGACAAATTTGTCATAGAGGGAGTTTGTTCATCTATTAAGCCTAGACCAGTTGAAAATTCATACATGCCTGTATTTAATGTTGGGTACAATTTTGGAAAGTTATTATCAAGTATACATGGATGTAAATTTTATGAAACGACTCATCAGGAAAATCATATTGAGGCTAGTTTATTAAATAGTAAATTAAAAAATAATAACAAATTTATTTCTGTTCATATGTCAGGTGGCACTACAGAGATACTTTTAATAACTAAGCATGATAATAATTATGATGCAAATAACAAAGATTTAGATGTAATAACTAAAATAAGCAATAAAAAAAACTTAGATGCAATAGCTAAAATAAATACTAAAAAAGATGATAAAAGTAAGTTATACAATAATTTTGGATATAATATAGATATAATTGGAGGAAGTAAAGATATTAGCTTTGGGCAACTTATAGATAGAATAGGTGTCAAGCTAGGATATAAATTTCCTTCAGGAAAATATCTAGATGAAAATGCTTTAAATTGTAATCTTAAAATAGAAAGTGGTCTAAAAACTTCTGTAAGAGAGGGATATATGAATTTATCTGGATTAGAAAATCAGGTGAATAAAATTATAGATGACAATAGAGATAATATTAGTAAAAATAAAAAAGAATATATATCTAAATTAGTACTGGATTCAGTAGTTAGAAACATGTTTAAATCTTTAATATATTTATGTGAAGCTTACAATGTAGAAGAAGTAGTTTTTGCAGGTGGAGTTTCTGCAAGTAAGTATATCCTCAAAGAATTAAGTTTAAAACTAAGTAAAAACTGTATAAAAGCTCATTTTACAGAGCCACAATATTCAACTGATAATGCTGTTGGGTGTGCTATAATAGGATTGAATAACTTTTTAGGAGAAAAAATATGA
- the nusB gene encoding transcription antitermination factor NusB yields MKKDRAQKSTTREYIMKLIYQININKEEFEGLDYKVDSFLKDNSEHIINRYEELTLKYSNNAKLKLEDTKLEDIVDREYINTVCKALRENHDEIDELINKHAKNWTVDRMPKVDVSILRLSVCEIVYLDTPNKVSINEAVELAKIYCDDKSPKFINGILGSVVDEIEQ; encoded by the coding sequence ATGAAAAAAGATAGGGCACAAAAAAGTACAACAAGGGAATATATAATGAAACTTATATACCAAATAAATATTAATAAAGAGGAGTTTGAAGGTTTAGACTATAAAGTGGATTCTTTCTTAAAAGATAATTCAGAACATATTATAAATAGATATGAAGAACTTACACTTAAGTACTCAAATAATGCAAAATTAAAATTAGAAGATACTAAACTTGAAGATATAGTAGATAGAGAATATATAAATACAGTATGTAAAGCACTAAGAGAGAATCATGATGAGATAGATGAATTAATAAATAAGCATGCTAAAAATTGGACAGTAGATAGAATGCCAAAGGTAGATGTGTCTATACTTAGATTATCCGTGTGTGAAATAGTTTATTTAGACACTCCTAATAAAGTATCAATAAATGAAGCTGTGGAACTTGCAAAGATATATTGTGATGATAAATCTCCTAAATTTATAAATGGAATATTAGGAAGTGTTGTTGATGAAATTGAACAATAA